The following proteins come from a genomic window of Halorussus halophilus:
- a CDS encoding S8 family peptidase: MRENDNGISRRNVLKVAGASVATAAGSGLAAAKPGDTVEVNVGFNSARGRSMAKSQANEVVRDFNSIDALTLRLPEKAATALERNPNIRYVEENGTMHALAQDLPWGIDRVDADITNANGEVGSGADIAIIDTGIDDDHPDLQANLGAGRAFAECGSGGYFGDCSYQGNGNACNYAWSDDNDHGTHCAGIAAGDDNSQGVVGVASDATLHAVKVLDCGGSGSFSDIAAGIEYVADQGWDVASMSLGGSSGSSALRDACQYAQDNGVLLVAAAGNSGQCTDCVGYPAAYPEVMAVASTNDSDGQSSFSSQGPEVDIAAPGSDIYSTVPGGYDTFSGTSMACPHVSGAGGQLMSNGATNGDARSTLKSTAEDIGLSDNVSGSGLLDVAAALGHDSSDN; encoded by the coding sequence ATGCGAGAAAACGACAATGGTATTTCCCGACGTAACGTACTGAAAGTGGCCGGTGCCTCCGTCGCAACTGCCGCTGGCAGTGGTCTCGCGGCCGCGAAGCCCGGAGACACGGTCGAAGTGAACGTCGGTTTCAACTCTGCGCGTGGCCGCTCGATGGCCAAGAGCCAAGCCAACGAAGTCGTCCGCGACTTCAACTCTATCGACGCGCTCACGCTTCGCCTGCCGGAGAAGGCGGCGACGGCACTGGAGCGGAACCCGAACATCCGCTACGTCGAAGAGAACGGCACGATGCACGCGCTCGCACAGGACCTGCCGTGGGGTATCGACCGCGTGGACGCAGACATTACGAACGCGAACGGCGAAGTCGGTAGCGGGGCCGATATCGCTATCATCGATACGGGTATCGACGACGACCACCCTGACCTCCAGGCCAACCTCGGAGCGGGTAGGGCGTTCGCCGAGTGTGGCTCCGGTGGCTACTTCGGCGACTGTTCGTACCAAGGCAACGGCAACGCCTGTAACTACGCGTGGTCCGACGACAACGACCACGGCACCCACTGTGCCGGTATCGCGGCTGGTGACGACAACTCGCAGGGCGTAGTCGGTGTCGCATCCGACGCGACGCTCCACGCCGTGAAGGTGCTGGACTGTGGTGGTAGCGGTTCGTTCTCGGACATCGCGGCCGGTATCGAGTACGTCGCTGACCAAGGCTGGGACGTGGCTTCGATGAGCCTCGGTGGCTCCTCTGGCTCCTCGGCACTCCGAGACGCGTGTCAGTACGCACAGGACAACGGCGTCCTGCTCGTCGCCGCTGCGGGCAACAGCGGTCAATGTACGGACTGTGTCGGCTACCCGGCGGCCTACCCCGAAGTCATGGCTGTCGCGTCCACCAACGACAGCGACGGGCAGTCGAGTTTCTCCTCGCAGGGTCCAGAAGTGGACATCGCCGCACCTGGTTCGGACATCTACTCGACGGTGCCTGGTGGCTACGACACGTTCTCGGGCACCTCGATGGCGTGCCCCCACGTCTCCGGCGCTGGTGGCCAACTAATGTCGAACGGTGCGACGAACGGCGACGCTCGCAGCACGCTCAAGAGTACGGCCGAAGACATCGGTCTCTCGGACAACGTCTCTGGGTCGGGTCTGCTCGACGTTGCAGCGGCGCTCGGCCACGACTCGTCGGACAACTAA
- a CDS encoding DUF2797 domain-containing protein — MQVVGYETGAGSEDPPALLLSDGETVRVEPLERGTDLAYSLGERRCAGVLDGTDHRNCPRPNAPYCDVHTHTWVCARCTGTCLKDEMDCFEDHAIYLAAFAPATFKVGVTKEWRLDTRLREQGADRAAHLRTVEDGRIARRIEAEIAKEFTDRVRVPQKMDGLHRAVNTEQWEEALAEFEPLDTFDFDYGFELDSRPVVETVSTGEVLGTKGRVLVLSRGGTNYAVDMRDLVGYELREEESERELQSSLGAF; from the coding sequence GTGCAAGTCGTCGGCTACGAAACGGGTGCAGGGAGTGAGGACCCACCAGCGCTGTTGCTATCCGACGGCGAAACGGTTCGAGTCGAACCACTCGAACGCGGTACCGACCTCGCCTACTCGCTGGGCGAGCGCCGCTGTGCGGGCGTCCTCGACGGCACGGACCACCGAAACTGTCCGCGTCCGAACGCCCCGTACTGCGACGTTCACACCCACACGTGGGTCTGCGCTCGCTGTACGGGCACCTGCCTGAAAGACGAGATGGACTGCTTCGAGGACCACGCCATCTACCTCGCGGCGTTCGCCCCCGCCACGTTCAAAGTCGGCGTCACCAAGGAGTGGCGACTCGACACTCGACTCCGCGAGCAGGGAGCCGACCGAGCGGCCCATCTTCGGACGGTCGAAGACGGCCGCATCGCCCGCCGAATCGAGGCCGAGATAGCCAAGGAGTTCACCGACCGGGTGCGCGTCCCCCAGAAGATGGACGGCCTCCACCGAGCGGTGAACACCGAGCAATGGGAAGAGGCCCTCGCCGAGTTCGAACCACTGGACACCTTCGACTTCGACTACGGCTTCGAACTCGACTCGCGGCCGGTCGTGGAGACGGTTTCGACCGGCGAGGTACTGGGGACGAAAGGCCGGGTGTTGGTCCTGAGTCGAGGCGGCACGAACTACGCGGTGGACATGCGCGATTTGGTGGGCTACGAACTTCGGGAGGAGGAGAGCGAGCGGGAGTTGCAATCTAGTTTGGGTGCTTTCTAG